One part of the Vespula pensylvanica isolate Volc-1 chromosome 18, ASM1446617v1, whole genome shotgun sequence genome encodes these proteins:
- the LOC122635649 gene encoding kinesin-like protein KIF6 isoform X1: MGRDVIKVFARLKPEANRENLTKYRILRRPKDHSKEDFLVLLAPFKDDEYVDHRPESWKFSFYRIIEEEANQQDVFEDVGRPVIESVLDGYNGTVFAYGQTGSGKTYTITGKVSSSNSQGIVPRTLSYLFDVIKMHPENVYSVDVAYLEIYNEYGYDLLDRKQQQQQQQQQVQQAMRLEDLPRVSIQEDEKGKLRLKNLTFHNVKSEDQAMELFLIGDSRRVTADTPTNPQSSRSHCIFTIVVSIKQLGANRYKRAKMHLVDLAGSERVYKCAISGTVLSEAKHINLSLHYLEQVIVCLNQENSSHIPYRNCLLTAILRDSLGGNCMTTMLATLSVSSVNVQETISTCRFAQRVALVRNDARLMLEHDLNSENTLLKLENEKLRKQIEELIKQNENFKSMLSLRENRNDFEKRLDYYKNLVTQRDQEISVLLGSLRKARDKKNRVEVDSNDVEVRSKSKAKAKESTAERLSKTTKLLEVIKKSELGNGMELKETDSDALCKPEMNLSQRKFVEEGEIEKSKIERNVENEDIARNGENERVSSKKRISLKKSLGSNGGVEIDPCKDNRSKLEEGSETKRIDKSLHDDSIYSANLSSNRAMTNKFPDLIINDALVNCPVAMTNDRLETQRLQKIIMCNKVDNDFEKNLPLTGDPEIDEEIIAFYKAKRSGGIY; encoded by the exons atggGTAGAGACGTTATCAAAGTTTTTGCTAGATTAAAACCTGAAGCAAACCGTGAAAATCTTACG AAATATCGTATACTTCGCCGACCAAAGGATCACAGCAAAGAAGATTTCTTGGTGTTGCTGGCGCCTTTTAAGGACGACGAGTATGTCGATCATCGTCCTGAATCGTGGAAATTTTC GTTTTACCGTATCATCGAGGAAGAGGCGAATCAGCAAGATGTCTTTGAGGACGTCGGTCGGCCTGTGATCGAGAG TGTCCTCGATGGTTACAATGGTACCGTCTTCGCTTATGGCCAG ACAGGCAGTGGCAAGACCTATACGATAACGGGTAAAGTTTCAAGTAGCAATAGCCAAGGTATCGTACCAAGAACCTTGAGTTACCTCTTCGACGTCATTAAGATG CATCCGGAAAACGTTTATTCCGTGGACGTGGCTTATCTGGAGATCTACAACGAATACGGTTACGATTTGCTCGATCgaaagcagcagcagcagcagcagcagcagcaggtgCAGCAGGCTATGCGTTTGGAGGATTTACC ACGCGTCAGCATCCAGGAGGACGAAAAGGGAAAACTGCGTCTGAAGAATCTGACCTTCCACAATGTAAAGAGCGAAGACCAGGCGATGGAGTTGTTCCTTATCGGCGATTCTCGTCG cgTTACAGCCGACACTCCTACGAATCCGCAGTCATCGAGATCTCATTGTATCTTTACCATCGTCGTATCGATAAAGCAGCTTGGAGCTAATCGTTACAAGAGAGCCAAAATGCATTTGGTCGATCTAGCAGG ATCCGAACGAGTTTACAAATGCGCGATCAGTGGCACCGTTTTGTCAGAGGCGAAACATATTAACTTGAGCTTACATTATTTGGAACAAGTTATAGTGTGTTTGAATCAGGAAAATTCTAGTCACATACCTTACAG AAATTGTTTGCTAACTGCTATTTTAAGAGACAGCCTCGGTGGAAATTGCATGACGACGATGCTGGCTACCTTGAGTGTATCTTCCGTCAATGTTCAG GAAACGATATCGACTTGCAGATTTGCTCAAAGAGTCGCTTTAGTTAGGAACGATGCTAGATTGATGTTGGAGCACGATCTGAACAGTGAAAATACGCTTTTGAAATTGGAGAACGAGAAGCTGCGGAAACAAATCGAGGAGTTAATAAAGCAgaacgaaaatttcaaaagtatGCTGTCTTTGCGAGAAAACagaaacgatttcgaaaagaGATTGGATTATTACAAAAACTTAGTGACTCAACGAGATCAAGAAATTT CTGTGCTACTGGGTTCGCTGAGAAAAGCCAGAGATAAGAAGAATCGCGTGGAAGTAGACAGTAACGACGTGGAGGTACGATCTAAATCGAAAGCCAAAGCGAAAGAAAGTACAG CCGAACGTTTGTCGAAGACGACAAAATTACtcgaagttataaaaaaatccgAGCTTGGAAACGGCATGGAATTAAAGGAAACAGATTCCGATGCATTATGCAAACCAGAAATGAATTTATcgcaaagaaaatttgttgaagaaggagaaatcgaaaaatcgaaaattgaACGAAACGTTGAAAACGAAGATATTGCTCGTAACGGGGAAAACGAGCGCgtttcgtcgaagaaaaggatttcgttaaaaaaatcgtTAGGCTCGAATGGCGGTGTAGAAATCGATCCTTGTAAAGATAATAGATCGAAATTAGAGGAGGGATCAGAGAcgaaaagaatcgataaaagttTACACGACGATTCAATTTATTCGGCTAATTTATCTTCGAACAGGGCTATGACCAATAAATTTcctgatttaataataaacgatgcTCTCGTCAACTGTCCCGTAGCAATGACCAATGATCGATTGGAAACGCAACGTTTGCAAAAGATTATAATGTGCAATAAAGTCGATAAcgatttcgagaaaaatttgcCATTGACGGGTGATCCAGAGATCGACGAAGAGATCATCGCATTTTATAAGGCCAAACGTTCCGGTGGAATTTATTAA
- the LOC122635649 gene encoding kinesin-like protein KIF6 isoform X2, producing the protein MGRDVIKVFARLKPEANRENLTKYRILRRPKDHSKEDFLVLLAPFKDDEYVDHRPESWKFSFYRIIEEEANQQDVFEDVGRPVIESVLDGYNGTVFAYGQTGSGKTYTITGKVSSSNSQGIVPRTLSYLFDVIKMHPENVYSVDVAYLEIYNEYGYDLLDRKQQQQQQQQQVQQAMRLEDLPRVSIQEDEKGKLRLKNLTFHNVKSEDQAMELFLIGDSRRVTADTPTNPQSSRSHCIFTIVVSIKQLGANRYKRAKMHLVDLAGSERVYKCAISGTVLSEAKHINLSLHYLEQVIVCLNQENSSHIPYRKGRETNQNRFYDRQETISTCRFAQRVALVRNDARLMLEHDLNSENTLLKLENEKLRKQIEELIKQNENFKSMLSLRENRNDFEKRLDYYKNLVTQRDQEISVLLGSLRKARDKKNRVEVDSNDVEVRSKSKAKAKESTAERLSKTTKLLEVIKKSELGNGMELKETDSDALCKPEMNLSQRKFVEEGEIEKSKIERNVENEDIARNGENERVSSKKRISLKKSLGSNGGVEIDPCKDNRSKLEEGSETKRIDKSLHDDSIYSANLSSNRAMTNKFPDLIINDALVNCPVAMTNDRLETQRLQKIIMCNKVDNDFEKNLPLTGDPEIDEEIIAFYKAKRSGGIY; encoded by the exons atggGTAGAGACGTTATCAAAGTTTTTGCTAGATTAAAACCTGAAGCAAACCGTGAAAATCTTACG AAATATCGTATACTTCGCCGACCAAAGGATCACAGCAAAGAAGATTTCTTGGTGTTGCTGGCGCCTTTTAAGGACGACGAGTATGTCGATCATCGTCCTGAATCGTGGAAATTTTC GTTTTACCGTATCATCGAGGAAGAGGCGAATCAGCAAGATGTCTTTGAGGACGTCGGTCGGCCTGTGATCGAGAG TGTCCTCGATGGTTACAATGGTACCGTCTTCGCTTATGGCCAG ACAGGCAGTGGCAAGACCTATACGATAACGGGTAAAGTTTCAAGTAGCAATAGCCAAGGTATCGTACCAAGAACCTTGAGTTACCTCTTCGACGTCATTAAGATG CATCCGGAAAACGTTTATTCCGTGGACGTGGCTTATCTGGAGATCTACAACGAATACGGTTACGATTTGCTCGATCgaaagcagcagcagcagcagcagcagcagcaggtgCAGCAGGCTATGCGTTTGGAGGATTTACC ACGCGTCAGCATCCAGGAGGACGAAAAGGGAAAACTGCGTCTGAAGAATCTGACCTTCCACAATGTAAAGAGCGAAGACCAGGCGATGGAGTTGTTCCTTATCGGCGATTCTCGTCG cgTTACAGCCGACACTCCTACGAATCCGCAGTCATCGAGATCTCATTGTATCTTTACCATCGTCGTATCGATAAAGCAGCTTGGAGCTAATCGTTACAAGAGAGCCAAAATGCATTTGGTCGATCTAGCAGG ATCCGAACGAGTTTACAAATGCGCGATCAGTGGCACCGTTTTGTCAGAGGCGAAACATATTAACTTGAGCTTACATTATTTGGAACAAGTTATAGTGTGTTTGAATCAGGAAAATTCTAGTCACATACCTTACAG GAAAGGACGAGAGACGaatcaaaatcgattttacgatCGTCAGGAAACGATATCGACTTGCAGATTTGCTCAAAGAGTCGCTTTAGTTAGGAACGATGCTAGATTGATGTTGGAGCACGATCTGAACAGTGAAAATACGCTTTTGAAATTGGAGAACGAGAAGCTGCGGAAACAAATCGAGGAGTTAATAAAGCAgaacgaaaatttcaaaagtatGCTGTCTTTGCGAGAAAACagaaacgatttcgaaaagaGATTGGATTATTACAAAAACTTAGTGACTCAACGAGATCAAGAAATTT CTGTGCTACTGGGTTCGCTGAGAAAAGCCAGAGATAAGAAGAATCGCGTGGAAGTAGACAGTAACGACGTGGAGGTACGATCTAAATCGAAAGCCAAAGCGAAAGAAAGTACAG CCGAACGTTTGTCGAAGACGACAAAATTACtcgaagttataaaaaaatccgAGCTTGGAAACGGCATGGAATTAAAGGAAACAGATTCCGATGCATTATGCAAACCAGAAATGAATTTATcgcaaagaaaatttgttgaagaaggagaaatcgaaaaatcgaaaattgaACGAAACGTTGAAAACGAAGATATTGCTCGTAACGGGGAAAACGAGCGCgtttcgtcgaagaaaaggatttcgttaaaaaaatcgtTAGGCTCGAATGGCGGTGTAGAAATCGATCCTTGTAAAGATAATAGATCGAAATTAGAGGAGGGATCAGAGAcgaaaagaatcgataaaagttTACACGACGATTCAATTTATTCGGCTAATTTATCTTCGAACAGGGCTATGACCAATAAATTTcctgatttaataataaacgatgcTCTCGTCAACTGTCCCGTAGCAATGACCAATGATCGATTGGAAACGCAACGTTTGCAAAAGATTATAATGTGCAATAAAGTCGATAAcgatttcgagaaaaatttgcCATTGACGGGTGATCCAGAGATCGACGAAGAGATCATCGCATTTTATAAGGCCAAACGTTCCGGTGGAATTTATTAA
- the LOC122635649 gene encoding kinesin-like protein KIF6 isoform X3 — protein sequence MHPENVYSVDVAYLEIYNEYGYDLLDRKQQQQQQQQQVQQAMRLEDLPRVSIQEDEKGKLRLKNLTFHNVKSEDQAMELFLIGDSRRVTADTPTNPQSSRSHCIFTIVVSIKQLGANRYKRAKMHLVDLAGSERVYKCAISGTVLSEAKHINLSLHYLEQVIVCLNQENSSHIPYRNCLLTAILRDSLGGNCMTTMLATLSVSSVNVQETISTCRFAQRVALVRNDARLMLEHDLNSENTLLKLENEKLRKQIEELIKQNENFKSMLSLRENRNDFEKRLDYYKNLVTQRDQEISVLLGSLRKARDKKNRVEVDSNDVEVRSKSKAKAKESTAERLSKTTKLLEVIKKSELGNGMELKETDSDALCKPEMNLSQRKFVEEGEIEKSKIERNVENEDIARNGENERVSSKKRISLKKSLGSNGGVEIDPCKDNRSKLEEGSETKRIDKSLHDDSIYSANLSSNRAMTNKFPDLIINDALVNCPVAMTNDRLETQRLQKIIMCNKVDNDFEKNLPLTGDPEIDEEIIAFYKAKRSGGIY from the exons ATG CATCCGGAAAACGTTTATTCCGTGGACGTGGCTTATCTGGAGATCTACAACGAATACGGTTACGATTTGCTCGATCgaaagcagcagcagcagcagcagcagcagcaggtgCAGCAGGCTATGCGTTTGGAGGATTTACC ACGCGTCAGCATCCAGGAGGACGAAAAGGGAAAACTGCGTCTGAAGAATCTGACCTTCCACAATGTAAAGAGCGAAGACCAGGCGATGGAGTTGTTCCTTATCGGCGATTCTCGTCG cgTTACAGCCGACACTCCTACGAATCCGCAGTCATCGAGATCTCATTGTATCTTTACCATCGTCGTATCGATAAAGCAGCTTGGAGCTAATCGTTACAAGAGAGCCAAAATGCATTTGGTCGATCTAGCAGG ATCCGAACGAGTTTACAAATGCGCGATCAGTGGCACCGTTTTGTCAGAGGCGAAACATATTAACTTGAGCTTACATTATTTGGAACAAGTTATAGTGTGTTTGAATCAGGAAAATTCTAGTCACATACCTTACAG AAATTGTTTGCTAACTGCTATTTTAAGAGACAGCCTCGGTGGAAATTGCATGACGACGATGCTGGCTACCTTGAGTGTATCTTCCGTCAATGTTCAG GAAACGATATCGACTTGCAGATTTGCTCAAAGAGTCGCTTTAGTTAGGAACGATGCTAGATTGATGTTGGAGCACGATCTGAACAGTGAAAATACGCTTTTGAAATTGGAGAACGAGAAGCTGCGGAAACAAATCGAGGAGTTAATAAAGCAgaacgaaaatttcaaaagtatGCTGTCTTTGCGAGAAAACagaaacgatttcgaaaagaGATTGGATTATTACAAAAACTTAGTGACTCAACGAGATCAAGAAATTT CTGTGCTACTGGGTTCGCTGAGAAAAGCCAGAGATAAGAAGAATCGCGTGGAAGTAGACAGTAACGACGTGGAGGTACGATCTAAATCGAAAGCCAAAGCGAAAGAAAGTACAG CCGAACGTTTGTCGAAGACGACAAAATTACtcgaagttataaaaaaatccgAGCTTGGAAACGGCATGGAATTAAAGGAAACAGATTCCGATGCATTATGCAAACCAGAAATGAATTTATcgcaaagaaaatttgttgaagaaggagaaatcgaaaaatcgaaaattgaACGAAACGTTGAAAACGAAGATATTGCTCGTAACGGGGAAAACGAGCGCgtttcgtcgaagaaaaggatttcgttaaaaaaatcgtTAGGCTCGAATGGCGGTGTAGAAATCGATCCTTGTAAAGATAATAGATCGAAATTAGAGGAGGGATCAGAGAcgaaaagaatcgataaaagttTACACGACGATTCAATTTATTCGGCTAATTTATCTTCGAACAGGGCTATGACCAATAAATTTcctgatttaataataaacgatgcTCTCGTCAACTGTCCCGTAGCAATGACCAATGATCGATTGGAAACGCAACGTTTGCAAAAGATTATAATGTGCAATAAAGTCGATAAcgatttcgagaaaaatttgcCATTGACGGGTGATCCAGAGATCGACGAAGAGATCATCGCATTTTATAAGGCCAAACGTTCCGGTGGAATTTATTAA